From a single Georhizobium profundi genomic region:
- a CDS encoding phytoene desaturase family protein, whose translation MPSASDIEGAEIVVVGAGVGGLSAALSLAGTGARVTVVEAREYAGGKLRSLDVSGAAIDSGPTVLTMIDVFEGLFEQVGLRLSHYVTVRPSRCLARHFWTDGSQLDLFADLQESAVAVADFASAREARGYIDFSRRAEDAYLALKDSFMAAPAPSAASLTLSGGIGAMFKIAPFRSFDAVIGDHFQDRRLRQLFGRYATYCGGSPYQAPGPLMTIAHVERAGVYLVEGGMVRLAEGLAQACRDRGVRFLMGSRVEQIEPDPASGYRLHLGDGRALNAHAVIHNGDPSKLSIIGRSRDTAAAACPPKERSLSAVTLSLTAIAEGVDLVRHNVFFSSDACREFSTLFDRREMPDEPTLYVCAQDRDDDGLPTPGQPERLFVLANAPANGDDHVSDDRERQQWQATILKRLAEMGLTLREVTCRVTMPSDFEALFPGSGGALYGAAPNGAMSSFRRPKVRTAVPFLYQAGGAIHPGPGLPMVALSGINAARAARMDLGSTSMSARTVIAGGTSTPRAMTGSMR comes from the coding sequence TTGCCATCAGCGTCGGACATTGAAGGAGCCGAAATCGTGGTGGTCGGCGCTGGGGTCGGCGGCTTGAGCGCTGCCTTGTCCCTGGCAGGAACGGGTGCGCGCGTCACGGTGGTGGAGGCGAGAGAGTACGCCGGTGGAAAGCTGAGAAGCCTGGATGTATCCGGAGCAGCTATCGATTCCGGGCCTACCGTGCTGACGATGATCGACGTGTTCGAAGGTCTGTTCGAGCAGGTTGGATTGCGCCTCTCCCACTACGTGACCGTGCGGCCGTCACGGTGCCTTGCCCGGCATTTCTGGACAGACGGAAGCCAACTCGATCTTTTTGCCGACCTGCAGGAGAGTGCAGTTGCTGTCGCTGACTTTGCGAGCGCTCGCGAGGCGCGCGGCTACATCGATTTCAGCCGCCGGGCCGAAGATGCGTATCTGGCGCTCAAGGACAGCTTCATGGCTGCGCCAGCGCCCAGCGCGGCTTCACTGACACTGAGCGGCGGCATCGGCGCCATGTTCAAGATCGCGCCGTTTCGCTCGTTTGACGCGGTGATCGGCGATCACTTCCAGGACAGGCGGCTGAGGCAGCTTTTCGGGCGCTACGCCACCTATTGCGGTGGCTCGCCCTATCAGGCGCCAGGGCCGTTGATGACGATCGCCCATGTGGAGCGTGCCGGTGTCTACCTCGTCGAAGGCGGCATGGTGCGGCTCGCCGAAGGGCTTGCGCAAGCGTGCCGGGATCGCGGTGTCCGATTTCTGATGGGAAGCCGGGTCGAGCAGATCGAGCCCGATCCTGCAAGCGGTTATCGGCTCCATCTCGGCGACGGCCGCGCGCTCAACGCTCATGCTGTCATTCACAATGGCGACCCGTCGAAGCTGTCGATCATCGGGCGTAGCAGAGACACTGCTGCCGCCGCATGTCCGCCAAAGGAACGCTCCCTGTCGGCTGTCACGCTGTCGCTCACGGCTATCGCCGAAGGGGTCGATCTCGTTCGCCACAACGTCTTCTTTTCGAGTGACGCTTGCCGCGAGTTTTCCACGCTGTTCGACCGGCGCGAGATGCCGGACGAGCCGACGCTCTATGTGTGTGCGCAGGACCGGGACGACGATGGGCTGCCAACGCCCGGACAACCGGAGCGCCTCTTTGTCCTCGCCAATGCGCCGGCCAATGGCGACGATCATGTCTCAGACGATAGGGAGCGCCAGCAATGGCAAGCCACGATCTTGAAGCGCCTGGCGGAGATGGGGCTGACGCTGCGCGAGGTGACGTGCAGGGTGACGATGCCATCGGATTTCGAGGCGCTGTTTCCGGGATCGGGCGGAGCGCTTTATGGCGCGGCGCCGAACGGAGCCATGTCGTCTTTTCGACGTCCGAAGGTGCGGACGGCGGTGCCCTTTCTCTACCAGGCGGGCGGGGCGATCCACCCCGGGCCGGGCCTTCCGATGGTGGCGTTATCGGGAATCAATGCAGCGCGGGCGGCAAGGATGGACCTCGGTTCGACGTCCATGTCGGCGCGAACGGTTATTGCTGGTGGTACCTCGACGCCACGAGCGATGACGGGCAGCATGCGCTGA
- a CDS encoding hydratase: MTERGASSLRRDETSFSIGTSSVERTPSGLEFRIDERCMPVPRPLKGSIKVTFEEVMPHAFALDRLGKHSWRPLAPRLRVDLAFDNPDLHWSGDGYLDMNYGSEPLETAFSKWSWSRMHLSDRTRLLYDVTESDGRSHCVAIDVVDGEIVPYVPPGPEGIVGLPKGLWRMDRWTRSDPGVKPALVRALEDAPFYTRSLIDGSIGGRRGLMVHESVDLRRFVSPVVQAMLPFRMPRLR, encoded by the coding sequence ATGACGGAGCGGGGCGCCTCTTCCCTCAGGCGCGACGAGACCAGTTTTTCGATCGGCACGAGCAGTGTCGAGCGGACGCCATCGGGGCTTGAGTTTCGCATCGACGAGCGCTGCATGCCCGTGCCGCGGCCGCTGAAAGGCTCGATCAAGGTCACGTTCGAGGAGGTGATGCCCCATGCATTTGCGCTCGATCGTCTCGGTAAACACAGCTGGCGGCCGCTTGCGCCACGATTACGGGTCGACCTTGCGTTCGACAATCCGGATCTGCATTGGAGCGGCGACGGCTATCTCGATATGAACTACGGCTCGGAGCCTCTGGAAACGGCGTTTTCCAAATGGTCATGGTCGCGGATGCACCTCAGCGATCGAACGCGGCTGCTCTACGACGTGACGGAGAGCGATGGACGATCCCATTGCGTGGCGATCGATGTCGTCGACGGCGAGATCGTACCTTATGTCCCGCCGGGTCCCGAAGGCATCGTGGGCCTTCCCAAGGGACTATGGCGTATGGATCGGTGGACGCGCAGCGACCCCGGGGTGAAGCCTGCGCTGGTCAGGGCGCTCGAAGATGCGCCGTTCTATACGCGCTCGCTGATCGATGGGTCCATCGGCGGACGGCGCGGCTTGATGGTGCATGAAAGCGTGGATCTTCGGCGCTTCGTCTCACCGGTCGTCCAGGCCATGCTCCCCTTCCGGATGCCGCGACTCCGTTGA